In the Streptomyces coeruleoprunus genome, GACCAGATGGGCAAGCGCGAGGCCATGCAGTGCGGATTCCCGAAGGACAACATCGCCATCTGGGACGCCACCAGCACACAAGGCCTGGAAGAGGCCGGGCAGGTCATCCAGCAGGCCACCGAAAAATTCATGGTGGGCCGCACACAGGGCATCCGCGGATCCCGGGCGGTGTTCTCCACGGGCGCGGAAGCAGTCAACAAGGACACCATCAAGGCAGCCGGCCTCACCCCGGTCAACCCGTCGAAATACCAGCTGATCCCGGTGGCTCGTGAGGCCGCCATACGCGACTGGGTCACCGAATGCGGACACACCTACCGCACCGGCGGCGCGTTCTACCAGCTCAGCAAGTCGGAAAAAATCCAGGCACGCAAGCAGATCGCGGTACTGGAGAAGAAGACCGACCGCGTGTACACAGGACCCGAAGCCCGAGCCCTGCTCGGCCTGCCCGACATGGAAGTCCGCGTCAAGCCCGACCACAACGACGACTTCACCATCTTCGTACAAAGCACCAGCGTGAACCGGAAACTCGTACCCAACACCCGACTCCTCCTCATGCTCTGACACCCCCAAAAAACCCACACACCTCGAACAAACCCCGGCGGGTCCTACACGCTCCGCCCTCCGGCACCGGCACCGGCACCGGCACCGGCACCACAGTCATGGCCCGCGTTGATACGGACACGGCATAGAAGTACACGCCCGCTCAAACCCGCCACCGCCCACGCCATACCAGCGGCACCCCGCCCGGCGTCGGCGCCGCAACCCGGCATCGTCGGTCGGTTCGACCGGTCGGCCCAGCGTGGTCCGCTGCGCTGTGGCCGACCCGACCGCTGAAGTGCTCAGCACCCGAACGTGATCGGGCAGCAGACCGACCATGCGCGGCGGGGGGTACGTCTGCCGGGTGGACGGCCGGGACGGGGTGGCCAACGTGCGGCGCAGTTGCTGGACACGGAGGTCGGATGGCCCGCCACCGGGTACGGTGGCGGGCAGCCAGACGGGAGCGGCGTGGGGTGCCTGCGCGGAAGACGCCGGGCTGCCAGCGCTACGCGACCCACCCCCCCCCTCCGCCGCCGGTGGATCCGCCGGGCCCCCCGCGACTGGAATCCGCGTGCCCTACCGGGGCCGCTGGAGCACGCTCCCGGCCGGCAAGCGAGCGGTGAACTCCTCCCACGCCAACATCCGCGCCATCGGCGAGCAGGCCAACGCCACTCTCAAAGCCTGGCGCCTCCTGCGCAAACTCCGTTGCAAAACCACCCGCATCACCGACATCGTCAAGGCCGTCCCGGCCCTACAACTCGCAGCGTCACTCTGAGACCGGCGAGACCGCTCACAGTGCGAACGAGGAAAACACCGACATCAACTACACCAAGGGAGCCAGCACACCGTGGCAGAGGTCAAAGTCACCTACGACAAGTCGGTGAACGCAGCGTACGTGTACTTCACCGAACCCCAGGCCCGAGTGCACTGCGCGAGCGTGTACGATCGCGACCCGGTGGACGTCGACGGCATGATCAACCTCGACTTCGACGAGCAGGGCCGCCTCATCGGCATCGAAGTGTCGGCGGCCAGTTCAAAACTGCCCGAGTACCCGCTCCAGTCCGCAAAGCGACTGGACACCGAAGACGCGTGAAGCAGTCGAGCACGGCAACCGCGGCCACCCTGCCGCGCTCTGCCGCAGGTGGGAAAACGCTCACTCCTCACGCTCCCCCTCGTGCCGTTCCGGCAGAAGCCGGCGGATGCGGCCGAGTCAACCACTGAACGGCGAAGCAACCGGTACGACGCAGGCCATCGGCAGGAGAAAGCGCCGCCCGCGCATCGAGCCTTGAAGACGGACGTGAGTTCTTCGGCACCGAAGACGATCACAGGGGTCAGCGCCCGACACAGCCGACTCCCGGCACCGCCCAGGCAACGCGGAGGACACCCGGAAACCTGGATCACAGCCGGCGAAACACCGCAGCACCGGCTGTCGCGTTTCGGCTGACGCCGAGCGGTACGGTCGCTGAGCCCCCGGACCGAACAACACGCGCATGCCACACTGGACCCATCCGAAGGAGGGGCCGCCATGACGGTGCAAAAATGCGGCGTATCCGTGCAGTTCTTCGACGACGAGGCCTATGAGGCGCAGTGCGTACTGCCAGCAGGGCACCCGGGCACCGTGCACAAGGATCCAGTCATCGGCGACTGGGACGAGGACGAGATCTACACCACCGGCCCCTCCTGATCGCTCGCACCCACCCCAGCCGGCCGGAATGGCGACCCGGCAGTGGACCGACGCGCACGACCACTTCCCCTGCGCTGCTGCCGCGGGGCAGTCCGTATGATCAAATCCCCACCGCCAAAGCCGGGGCGGCCGTTGTGAGACGCCTCCGGCGGCCTGCTGCTCTTCACCGGTTGTGCGGGATCCCGGAAGACGGTCCGCCTCACGCGGCGCCGTTTTTTCGGCATTCTCTTGC is a window encoding:
- a CDS encoding vWA domain-containing protein; amino-acid sequence: MSGNQNYINHVALVLDASSSMSHLSRKVVEVADQQIAYLARRSRELDQETRVTVYVFADKVECVIYDKDVLRMPSLKQLYRVGGMTALLAAALKSQRELAQTAQLYGDHSFLTFVLTDGQENASHRCPDAPTRNARELVQAVAEMMATQEDNWTLAVLVPDQMGKREAMQCGFPKDNIAIWDATSTQGLEEAGQVIQQATEKFMVGRTQGIRGSRAVFSTGAEAVNKDTIKAAGLTPVNPSKYQLIPVAREAAIRDWVTECGHTYRTGGAFYQLSKSEKIQARKQIAVLEKKTDRVYTGPEARALLGLPDMEVRVKPDHNDDFTIFVQSTSVNRKLVPNTRLLLML
- a CDS encoding DUF2283 domain-containing protein, which gives rise to MAEVKVTYDKSVNAAYVYFTEPQARVHCASVYDRDPVDVDGMINLDFDEQGRLIGIEVSAASSKLPEYPLQSAKRLDTEDA